From the genome of Bos taurus isolate L1 Dominette 01449 registration number 42190680 breed Hereford chromosome 2, ARS-UCD2.0, whole genome shotgun sequence, one region includes:
- the LOC510454 gene encoding sorting nexin-6-like, whose translation MMEGLDNGPDFLLEEDHGLKAINVDFQSDAALHVDISDALSERDKVKFTVHTKSSLLNFKQNEFSVVRQHEEFIWLHDSFIENEDYAGYIIPPAPPRPDFDASREKLQKLGEGEGSMTKEEFTKMKQELEAEYLAIFKKTVAMHEVFLCRVAAHPILRKDLNFHVFLEYNQDLSVRGKNKKEKLEDFLKNMVKSADGVIVSGVKDVDDFFEHE comes from the coding sequence ATGATGGAAGGCCTGGACAACGGCCCCGACTTCCTCTTGGAGGAGGACCACGGACTTAAAGCAATAAATGTAGATTTTCAGAGTGATGCTGCTCTGCACGTGGACATTTCTGATGCTCTGAGTGAGAGAGACAAAGTAAAATTCACTGTTCACACAAAGAGTTCATTGCTAAATTTTAAACAGAATGAGTTTTCTGTTGTTCGACAACATGAGGAATTTATCTGGCTTCACGATTCCTTCATTGAAAATGAAGACTATGCAGGTTACATTATTCCTCCAGCACCACCAAGACCTGATTTTGATGCCTCAAGGGAGAAACTACAGAAacttggagaaggagaagggTCTATGACGAAGGAGGAATTCACGAAGATGAAACAGGAATTGGAAGCTGAGTATTTGGCAATATTCAAGAAGACGGTTGCAATGCATGAAGTGTTTCTGTGTCGTGTGGCTGCACATCCCATTTTGAGGAAAGATTTAAATTTCCATGTCTTCCTGGAATATAATCAAGATTTGAGTGTgcgaggaaaaaataaaaaagagaaactagAAGATTTCCTTAAAAACATGGTTAAATCAGCAGATGGAGTAATTGTTTCTGGAGTAAAGGATGTAGATGATTTCTTTGAGCATGAATGA